The following are encoded together in the Acaryochloris thomasi RCC1774 genome:
- a CDS encoding M23 family metallopeptidase, with protein sequence MIQKPQIAWGILWAACSTLLGNAAQAIEVKVQPTKVRLGDTVSILVTPDSGETLTEAPTVKVADKTFPAFQVAPNRWRALVPTTPLEKHGRRSLTVTGNQQTRNMLLWVGSRRFPTQRIWLPPKKKITVKDPNYEFRQADKFKAVVTPQKYWNGTFVRPNAGRSSTGYGVRRYYNGVFAKDYYHRGLDYANSTGSPVKAAAAGKVSLIGRESEGFRVHGNVVGLDHGQGVGTIYLHLSRIDVQPGQTVASGQVIGAVGSTGASTGPHLHWGLYVNGQAVDPSPWLWRGFD encoded by the coding sequence ATGATTCAAAAGCCACAGATTGCCTGGGGAATTTTATGGGCAGCCTGCAGCACTCTCCTCGGGAACGCTGCGCAAGCCATTGAAGTTAAAGTTCAACCCACAAAAGTCAGACTCGGAGATACGGTCTCTATTCTGGTGACGCCTGACTCGGGCGAAACTTTGACTGAAGCGCCTACTGTTAAAGTCGCCGATAAAACTTTCCCTGCCTTTCAAGTAGCGCCTAATCGCTGGCGAGCCTTGGTGCCCACGACGCCTCTAGAGAAACACGGTCGCCGCAGCCTCACCGTGACCGGCAACCAGCAAACTCGAAATATGCTCCTATGGGTTGGCAGTCGGCGGTTCCCGACGCAGCGTATCTGGCTGCCCCCCAAGAAGAAAATCACCGTCAAAGACCCAAACTATGAGTTTCGGCAGGCTGATAAGTTCAAGGCAGTGGTGACACCTCAAAAGTACTGGAACGGGACTTTCGTTCGACCGAATGCCGGACGTTCCAGTACCGGCTACGGCGTTCGTCGCTACTACAACGGTGTGTTCGCCAAGGACTACTATCATCGCGGTTTAGACTACGCCAACAGCACAGGTTCGCCAGTTAAAGCGGCGGCGGCAGGAAAAGTCTCCCTGATTGGCCGTGAGTCTGAGGGATTTAGAGTGCATGGCAATGTTGTGGGTCTTGATCATGGACAGGGCGTCGGCACCATCTATCTCCACTTGAGTCGTATTGATGTCCAGCCGGGACAAACGGTGGCCTCTGGTCAGGTGATTGGTGCCGTCGGCTCCACGGGAGCAAGTACGGGACCGCATCTGCACTGGGGCCTGTACGTCAATGGTCAGGCCGTCGATCCTTCGCCGTGGTTGTGGCGTGGGTTTGATTAA
- the purE gene encoding 5-(carboxyamino)imidazole ribonucleotide mutase, protein MSQPEVAVIMGSDSDLPTMQDAIATLTAFDLPCHVEIISAHRTPERMVDFAKTAHQNNIKVIIAGAGGAAHLPGMVAALSPLPVIGVPIKSRALQGIDSLYSIVQMPGGIPVATVAIGNAKNAGLLAVQILAAQRPDLLDKVMEYRQNLANSVHTKQEQLAELGYEKYLAAQTC, encoded by the coding sequence ATGAGTCAACCCGAAGTTGCCGTGATTATGGGGAGTGACTCCGACCTGCCCACCATGCAGGATGCGATCGCAACCCTAACAGCCTTTGACCTCCCCTGCCACGTTGAAATCATCTCCGCCCACCGCACCCCGGAACGGATGGTGGACTTCGCCAAGACCGCTCACCAGAACAACATTAAAGTCATTATTGCCGGGGCCGGTGGCGCGGCTCATCTGCCGGGGATGGTGGCCGCTCTCTCTCCTCTGCCGGTGATTGGGGTGCCGATCAAAAGCCGCGCCCTACAGGGAATCGATTCGCTATACTCTATCGTCCAAATGCCCGGTGGGATTCCGGTGGCGACGGTTGCGATTGGCAATGCTAAGAATGCGGGACTACTGGCCGTTCAGATTTTGGCCGCTCAGCGTCCTGATTTGTTAGATAAAGTGATGGAATATCGCCAAAATCTAGCAAATTCGGTTCATACTAAGCAAGAGCAGTTAGCTGAGCTAGGTTACGAGAAATATCTCGCAGCGCAGACTTGTTAG
- a CDS encoding amino acid ABC transporter substrate-binding protein, producing MKLSLATLIFAPRHQLLQVFAIATTTLLGTLMVPQLASAESILEKVNRTGTLTAGTNADALPFAFADDQGELQGYSIDMLKQIQAQLTKELGKDIELQLTALTPEQRIPKLVAGEVDIVCDASSYTWKREEQIDFSVSYGFTGTRLLTKRGSEPLVPEAFANKRIAAVAGTTNEIAIRRTQPEAQIVVVDSHDQGYEALKQDTVDAFAADGILLEGWLQTTDNRDSYGVVGYFSREGIACMVPENNSKFVDQVNYSLVRFMGGYLEGKEPYVAIFDRWFGPQANVPLSKDLRALVLETMQLVIDFKQAVPESDL from the coding sequence ATGAAACTCTCGTTAGCGACCCTGATTTTTGCCCCCCGACATCAACTGTTGCAAGTCTTTGCGATCGCAACCACAACCCTTCTCGGCACTCTCATGGTTCCCCAGCTTGCCTCTGCCGAAAGTATTCTTGAAAAAGTGAACCGGACCGGCACTTTAACCGCAGGAACCAATGCAGACGCCTTGCCCTTTGCCTTTGCCGATGACCAAGGTGAACTGCAGGGATACTCCATCGACATGCTGAAGCAGATTCAAGCCCAGTTAACCAAGGAGTTGGGTAAAGACATTGAGCTGCAGCTTACGGCCCTGACGCCCGAGCAACGGATTCCGAAGCTAGTGGCGGGTGAAGTGGATATCGTTTGCGATGCCAGTAGCTACACCTGGAAGCGAGAAGAGCAAATTGACTTTTCCGTGAGCTATGGCTTCACCGGTACCCGCCTCCTGACCAAAAGAGGGAGTGAACCGCTGGTGCCTGAAGCCTTTGCCAACAAGCGCATTGCTGCCGTTGCTGGCACCACCAATGAAATCGCAATTCGCCGCACTCAGCCCGAAGCTCAAATTGTGGTCGTAGACAGCCATGACCAGGGGTATGAGGCTTTGAAGCAGGACACCGTTGACGCCTTCGCCGCCGATGGTATTTTGCTAGAGGGCTGGCTACAAACAACGGATAACCGTGACAGTTATGGGGTTGTGGGTTATTTCTCTAGAGAAGGCATTGCCTGTATGGTGCCGGAGAATAATTCTAAGTTTGTCGATCAGGTGAACTATTCGCTCGTGCGGTTCATGGGGGGATATCTAGAGGGTAAAGAACCCTATGTCGCTATCTTTGACCGCTGGTTTGGACCGCAGGCCAATGTTCCCTTATCCAAGGATTTACGAGCTTTAGTGTTAGAAACTATGCAGCTTGTGATTGACTTCAAGCAAGCCGTTCCTGAAAGCGACCTTTAG
- a CDS encoding Uma2 family endonuclease encodes MLLEPPPKLVGEKRLTFRNLDWHEFKQIQTLLTERTRARFTYDNGVLEITMPLEGHERSARLIELFIRVLVVEMGMKIKTMGSTTLDREDLLKSAEPDNEYYIQNYALVADHEVNLEVDPPPDLVVEVDITHTDLNKDTLYASLGVPEFWRFNGREWKVLQLTDGKYVECDRSPTFPAVAKQDLYQFLEAALLDEVAAEIGLRQWVQQQIKA; translated from the coding sequence ATGTTACTAGAGCCACCCCCCAAACTCGTTGGAGAAAAGCGTCTCACCTTTCGCAACCTTGATTGGCATGAGTTCAAGCAAATTCAGACGTTGCTGACAGAGAGAACTCGCGCTCGCTTCACCTACGACAACGGAGTCTTAGAAATCACCATGCCCCTCGAAGGCCATGAGCGGTCTGCCCGCCTGATCGAACTCTTTATCAGAGTTCTGGTGGTTGAGATGGGAATGAAAATCAAGACCATGGGTTCGACGACCCTAGATCGAGAAGACTTACTCAAAAGCGCTGAACCCGACAACGAATACTACATTCAGAACTACGCCCTGGTTGCAGATCACGAAGTTAACTTAGAAGTTGATCCCCCCCCTGATCTGGTTGTAGAGGTCGATATTACCCATACCGACTTGAATAAAGACACTCTTTACGCCAGCCTCGGAGTGCCTGAATTTTGGCGGTTCAATGGGCGTGAGTGGAAAGTCTTGCAATTAACGGACGGCAAGTACGTTGAGTGCGATCGCTCCCCGACCTTCCCTGCTGTTGCAAAGCAAGATTTATATCAGTTTCTAGAAGCAGCATTACTAGATGAAGTCGCTGCTGAGATTGGCCTTCGCCAGTGGGTACAGCAGCAGATTAAAGCTTAG
- a CDS encoding late competence development ComFB family protein has protein sequence MTIEEIVEQALSNGYLTPTMEAEVGRICDHAADLAVQEYQSLDRLMGALLTGQVVAVPRKQFINVMEELVLTEAITRVSEIEASSDQTLDLGDIAAYALNRLPPLYATTEEGATYQRHRAIEELSDLIAQQVMAAISRNLDQPEFFPERHAIGTHEQADVVGQMSSLLQAYAPKFEEPVKV, from the coding sequence ATGACGATCGAAGAAATTGTAGAACAGGCGTTATCCAATGGATATTTGACGCCGACGATGGAAGCTGAAGTGGGTCGCATTTGCGATCACGCTGCTGACTTAGCGGTACAGGAGTATCAATCCCTAGATCGCTTGATGGGAGCCTTGCTCACCGGTCAGGTTGTGGCGGTGCCCCGCAAGCAATTCATTAATGTAATGGAAGAACTCGTGCTGACCGAGGCGATTACGCGGGTCTCTGAAATCGAAGCATCTAGCGATCAGACACTGGATTTAGGCGATATTGCCGCCTATGCGCTCAACCGCCTGCCGCCCCTCTACGCTACGACCGAAGAAGGAGCGACCTATCAACGTCATCGGGCCATAGAAGAGCTCAGTGATTTGATTGCTCAGCAGGTCATGGCAGCCATCTCTCGGAACCTTGACCAGCCTGAGTTCTTCCCAGAACGTCATGCAATTGGTACCCATGAGCAGGCTGATGTTGTAGGCCAAATGAGTTCTTTGCTGCAGGCGTACGCACCTAAATTTGAAGAACCCGTTAAGGTTTAA
- a CDS encoding acyltransferase family protein codes for MNHSVKNSASKKTTYIRGIDGLRALAVLAVIIFHISPAYLPGGFSGVDIFFVISGYVVCGSLIRHSTLNFSDFIVSFYSRRVKRIFPPLLVCLVLVSIFSILFVPASPIARANTNVALSAFLGISNFSLAWNSNAYFSPGTELNPFSHTWSLGIEEQFYVIFPLLFFVWAKHKKRSDIFGVIVNFLLPALLGISLAYSAYETSASPDNAFYLLPSRFWELSCGALLFDLHSRNILIPQSSKAKNLCLLIGIALAGGAFFFSDSTLFPFPWALPSVLGTLFLISGILDGVCQKPIIQRLLEDGRMVDIGKKSYSLYLWHWPIFVFFRWTVGFESAITIASATVLTFLLANISYYYVEIPARKNKYAASLPNWKMVVAGIVTVALSYGFTRLAFRGQKYLSFSVVSQNQDVWNPYSSYTGQINNEDKGFNNRKLFVLGDSHAGAYRPMLRQLSKDQGVDVHIYQKGGCGFSLRKPALSGERSCSLHIEDALSTIETLASPGDILFLAALKIDRIGSNFHGPLPIEDVMAEQSEKKAISDRETALTEAKEIVKKFSDLSMTVVIDAPKPVFSSPPFRCSDWFNASNPVCSSAFTTERDFLLGYRKPVMDKLNKLASHSSNVFIWDPFPILCKADECSAFDGNQPLFYDGDHLSSYGSRALYPSFLSVLEKIWLPSQRS; via the coding sequence ATGAACCATTCAGTCAAGAATAGTGCTAGCAAAAAAACCACCTATATCAGAGGAATCGATGGATTAAGAGCCTTAGCCGTCTTGGCAGTGATTATCTTTCATATTTCTCCTGCATACCTGCCAGGTGGATTTTCTGGAGTGGATATATTTTTCGTCATCTCAGGATATGTCGTTTGTGGCTCTTTAATCAGACACTCTACGCTGAACTTTTCAGACTTTATTGTTAGCTTTTATTCAAGGAGGGTAAAAAGAATTTTCCCTCCGTTACTTGTATGCCTTGTTTTAGTTAGCATTTTTTCTATATTGTTCGTCCCAGCATCACCAATAGCGAGGGCAAACACAAACGTTGCGCTTTCAGCCTTTTTGGGTATCAGTAATTTCTCTCTTGCATGGAATAGCAACGCATATTTCTCACCTGGAACTGAACTGAACCCATTTTCTCATACTTGGAGCTTAGGCATTGAGGAACAGTTTTACGTCATTTTCCCGCTGCTATTTTTTGTTTGGGCAAAGCACAAGAAAAGAAGCGATATTTTTGGAGTCATCGTTAATTTTCTGTTACCAGCTCTGTTAGGCATATCTCTAGCTTATTCAGCTTATGAGACATCAGCTTCACCAGACAATGCGTTCTATTTACTTCCTAGTCGTTTTTGGGAATTATCCTGTGGTGCTTTGCTATTTGATTTGCATTCAAGGAATATACTTATTCCTCAGTCAAGCAAAGCCAAGAATTTATGCTTGCTGATCGGGATTGCTCTAGCTGGAGGTGCATTCTTCTTCTCTGATTCAACACTGTTCCCTTTCCCATGGGCACTCCCATCTGTTCTTGGAACACTATTTTTGATTTCCGGCATCCTTGATGGTGTTTGCCAAAAACCGATTATACAAAGACTGCTTGAAGACGGGCGAATGGTAGACATCGGGAAAAAATCATATTCTCTATATCTATGGCATTGGCCTATCTTCGTATTTTTTAGATGGACGGTTGGCTTTGAGTCTGCTATTACAATAGCCAGCGCTACTGTCTTGACATTTTTGTTAGCCAATATTTCTTATTACTATGTTGAAATACCTGCTAGAAAAAACAAATACGCGGCTAGCTTACCGAACTGGAAAATGGTTGTCGCAGGGATTGTGACAGTCGCTCTATCCTATGGATTCACTAGACTGGCCTTTCGAGGTCAAAAATATTTAAGTTTTAGTGTAGTATCCCAGAACCAAGACGTATGGAATCCTTACTCGTCCTATACGGGTCAGATAAACAATGAAGATAAAGGCTTTAATAATCGCAAGCTGTTTGTGCTTGGAGATTCACATGCCGGAGCCTACCGGCCTATGCTTCGGCAGTTGTCGAAGGATCAGGGTGTTGATGTTCATATTTATCAAAAGGGGGGGTGCGGTTTTAGTTTAAGAAAACCTGCTTTGTCTGGGGAGCGCTCCTGCTCACTGCATATTGAAGACGCTCTCTCTACAATCGAGACACTAGCTTCGCCTGGCGATATTTTGTTTCTAGCCGCCCTGAAAATTGATCGCATTGGGAGTAACTTTCATGGTCCTTTACCCATCGAGGATGTGATGGCTGAGCAGTCAGAAAAAAAAGCTATCAGTGATCGAGAAACAGCCCTGACTGAAGCCAAAGAGATTGTCAAAAAATTTAGTGACCTCTCAATGACTGTTGTCATTGATGCGCCCAAGCCAGTGTTCTCCTCTCCTCCATTTCGTTGCTCTGACTGGTTTAATGCATCAAATCCAGTTTGTTCTTCTGCATTTACGACTGAGCGTGACTTTCTTTTAGGCTATAGAAAGCCAGTGATGGATAAGTTGAACAAGTTAGCGAGTCATTCCAGTAATGTCTTTATCTGGGATCCATTCCCTATCCTGTGTAAAGCTGACGAGTGCTCCGCATTTGATGGGAATCAACCTCTATTTTATGATGGGGACCACCTGAGTTCATATGGGAGTCGTGCGCTTTATCCTTCATTCCTATCGGTTTTAGAAAAAATCTGGTTACCAAGCCAGAGATCGTAG
- the dapF gene encoding diaminopimelate epimerase, whose amino-acid sequence MTVEFTKYQGLGNDFVLIDNRQQAEPLLTPEQAQKVCDRNFGVGADGVIFVLPGQGDTDYTMRIYNSDGSEPEMCGNGIRCLARFIAELEDKAAGASHSYRIHTLAGVIVPELLPDGQVKVNMGQPRLLAEQIPTTLNSPEEQVVQRPLAVNDQNWLVTCVSMGNPHCITFVEDVASIHLEKLGPQFETHSAFPQRINTEFVEVVRPDYLKMRVWERGAGSTLACGTGACAVLVAGVLTARCQSAATIELPGGPLEIAWAGGEEPVYMTGPAEPVFTGHLG is encoded by the coding sequence ATGACGGTCGAATTTACGAAATACCAAGGTCTGGGCAATGATTTTGTCCTGATTGACAATCGGCAGCAGGCTGAACCCTTGCTGACGCCAGAACAGGCTCAGAAGGTTTGCGATCGCAACTTTGGCGTTGGGGCAGACGGCGTGATTTTTGTCCTGCCCGGTCAGGGCGATACCGACTACACCATGCGGATCTATAACTCCGACGGTTCTGAACCAGAAATGTGCGGCAATGGCATTCGTTGTTTGGCCCGTTTTATTGCGGAACTCGAAGATAAAGCGGCAGGTGCATCCCACAGCTACCGTATTCATACGTTAGCCGGCGTGATTGTGCCAGAGCTACTGCCTGATGGTCAGGTCAAGGTGAATATGGGGCAGCCCCGTTTGCTAGCAGAACAGATTCCCACGACGCTCAATAGCCCTGAAGAGCAGGTTGTTCAAAGACCCTTAGCCGTTAACGATCAGAACTGGCTCGTGACCTGCGTTAGCATGGGCAACCCGCACTGCATTACCTTTGTCGAGGATGTCGCGTCTATCCATCTAGAGAAATTAGGACCGCAGTTTGAAACCCACTCCGCTTTTCCACAGCGCATCAATACTGAATTCGTTGAAGTTGTACGCCCAGACTACCTAAAAATGCGCGTCTGGGAGCGAGGGGCAGGAAGCACGTTGGCTTGCGGCACAGGAGCCTGTGCAGTGCTAGTGGCGGGTGTGCTGACGGCACGATGTCAGTCGGCAGCAACCATTGAATTACCGGGTGGTCCTTTAGAGATTGCTTGGGCCGGGGGTGAGGAGCCAGTCTATATGACAGGCCCAGCAGAACCTGTTTTTACAGGACATTTAGGATGA
- the alr gene encoding alanine racemase codes for MPTQPIGSLFCERAWITIDLDALAHNARQLKKSLLPQTELMAVVKADGYGHGAATVARTVLEQGVTWLAVATILEGKELRQAGITAPILLLGAVQAPQEVDAIASWQLQPTLCSPKQALAVSQYAKQPTSVHINIDTGMSRLGPLWQQGAAFIEFVATLPNLQIASIYSHFATADDADSSFMETQQSRFQTLTQQIQTAGILQPKLHLANSAGTLSGPQYHYDLVRVGLALYGLYPEAKFRQEIHLQPVMQLKARVTQIKTLLAGTGVSYGHTYVTPQKMKVAVVGIGYADGVPRPLSNRITALIRGQRVQQIGSITMDQLMIDVSQVPNVGIGDVVTLLGQDGEAKIPVETWADLLGTISYEIVCGFKPRLPRVSVMKTL; via the coding sequence ATGCCAACACAGCCAATCGGATCTCTATTCTGTGAGCGCGCCTGGATCACAATTGATTTAGATGCATTGGCTCACAACGCTCGGCAGCTCAAAAAGAGCCTGCTGCCGCAGACAGAACTGATGGCGGTGGTCAAGGCTGACGGCTATGGGCATGGGGCCGCAACGGTGGCCCGCACGGTGCTTGAGCAAGGCGTGACGTGGCTGGCGGTCGCCACAATCCTCGAAGGGAAAGAGCTGCGTCAGGCTGGAATTACCGCGCCAATTTTGCTGCTGGGAGCGGTGCAGGCCCCGCAGGAGGTGGATGCGATCGCATCCTGGCAGCTTCAGCCCACGCTGTGCAGTCCGAAGCAAGCGCTGGCGGTGTCTCAATATGCCAAGCAGCCCACTTCCGTACACATCAATATCGACACCGGTATGTCTCGGCTCGGGCCGCTGTGGCAGCAGGGGGCCGCTTTTATTGAGTTTGTGGCAACGCTGCCTAACCTGCAGATCGCCAGCATTTACTCTCACTTTGCAACCGCAGATGATGCCGATTCCAGCTTCATGGAAACGCAGCAAAGCCGTTTTCAGACGCTCACGCAGCAGATTCAAACGGCAGGTATTCTTCAGCCTAAGCTACATTTGGCGAATTCCGCAGGGACACTCAGCGGCCCGCAATACCATTACGATCTGGTGCGGGTTGGCTTAGCGCTCTATGGTTTATACCCCGAGGCAAAATTCCGGCAAGAGATTCACCTGCAGCCGGTCATGCAGCTCAAGGCCAGGGTGACACAGATCAAGACCCTGCTGGCAGGTACTGGCGTTAGCTACGGTCATACCTACGTGACGCCCCAAAAAATGAAGGTGGCCGTCGTGGGGATTGGCTATGCAGATGGGGTGCCTCGACCGTTATCGAATCGAATTACGGCCCTGATTCGGGGGCAGCGGGTGCAGCAAATTGGCTCGATCACAATGGATCAGTTGATGATCGATGTCAGTCAGGTTCCGAATGTGGGTATTGGTGATGTAGTAACGCTGCTGGGGCAAGACGGCGAAGCAAAAATTCCAGTGGAGACTTGGGCCGATCTGTTAGGAACGATTTCCTATGAAATTGTCTGTGGTTTTAAGCCTCGCCTGCCCCGAGTGAGCGTTATGAAGACGCTCTGA
- a CDS encoding Hfq-related RNA-binding protein, producing the protein MSTELDVGLPSVRQLQTLIQDGSEVEVKVITNDLLVGKIRWQDAFCLCLLDHYDQPTVIWKQAIVFLKPKA; encoded by the coding sequence ATGTCAACTGAACTTGATGTCGGGCTCCCTAGCGTTCGTCAACTCCAAACGCTCATCCAGGACGGCTCAGAAGTCGAAGTCAAAGTGATCACCAATGATTTGCTAGTGGGTAAAATCCGTTGGCAAGATGCATTCTGCCTTTGCTTGCTTGATCACTACGATCAGCCCACCGTGATCTGGAAGCAGGCCATTGTTTTTCTGAAACCCAAAGCATAG
- a CDS encoding tetratricopeptide repeat protein produces the protein MIANTAWLDDLVFRKTGDRISELQLLILERCDQTYLEIADAYGCTEGHAKDVGSALWKLLSELLGEKVTKKNLGIILPRHIPVDFKPSVERPTLRGLVGRVEAIECLNSLVGKGQKAIVLQGEGGVGKTALAQKYLHSQGFDLVLELLMAKETTNITSAERVVEEWLQRDFNDEPGLELGISLGRLRRHLRQRRVGVLVDNLEPALDHQGRFIEPHRHYVELLRVLTEGQGQTVILMTSCDRISEASLNVTHYRLPGLSYLAWQQFFEMGELEIETASLQEMHHAYGGNAKAMRVLRGTISEDYDGDLKSYWRDHRNDLLVAADLKNLVANQVNRLQHQAPESYRLFCRLGCYRYQNPATVPTAALTTLLWDVPEANRRQAMVSLRNRSLADYHKGQYWLHPVLRAEAIARLRNSDQWQATNQAAAAYWTDSVDTITQPQDALQALEAYYHYVAIDDYAAAAQVILNSRTNQWNQYLSLGSTLYRFGLHQSLLTEIPVILERIGSDSSFSELYNILGDFYWTAGKIHAAIDCQKQAREQAIQQYQAAESLTSHQRYYLRMLEVDALLSLGLYHIDLWELETAAGWFEALVAMVYDRPASAEGTALAATHTDHHRWAEKASLCLALAKSYQGQLQEAKSLADTAYRQMSQATGRSAYFMQILGQTYVNVECFEQARLIFKQVLTHVESSSYTQIQAKTLIGLADINRRQGELTAALRQQQQALELLQTIGAQCDLAEAWFQLGVTHQLQQRADQSQDSFDQAIKLFTQMNAPQQVAKVTQQARL, from the coding sequence ATGATTGCAAATACGGCTTGGCTGGACGATTTAGTTTTCCGCAAGACAGGCGATCGCATCTCTGAGCTGCAACTCCTAATCCTAGAGCGCTGCGACCAGACCTATCTTGAGATTGCCGATGCCTACGGTTGCACTGAAGGCCACGCCAAAGATGTCGGCTCTGCTCTATGGAAGCTGCTGTCTGAGCTACTGGGTGAAAAAGTCACCAAGAAAAACTTGGGCATTATTTTGCCCCGCCATATCCCTGTAGATTTCAAACCTAGCGTAGAGCGTCCAACGCTCAGGGGATTGGTGGGGCGAGTCGAAGCCATCGAATGCCTCAATTCTCTGGTAGGAAAAGGGCAAAAAGCTATCGTTCTGCAGGGAGAAGGGGGCGTTGGCAAAACGGCCCTGGCTCAGAAATATCTCCATAGTCAGGGATTCGATCTGGTGCTGGAGCTTTTGATGGCCAAGGAAACGACCAACATTACTTCGGCTGAACGGGTGGTTGAAGAATGGCTGCAGCGAGATTTTAATGATGAGCCGGGACTAGAGCTTGGCATTTCGCTGGGGCGACTGCGGCGACATCTGCGGCAGCGGCGGGTGGGAGTGTTGGTCGATAATCTAGAACCTGCTTTAGATCATCAGGGACGCTTTATTGAACCTCACCGCCATTACGTAGAGCTGCTGCGAGTCCTCACAGAAGGCCAGGGGCAGACGGTTATTTTGATGACGAGTTGCGATCGCATCTCTGAAGCCAGCCTCAACGTCACCCACTATCGCCTACCGGGACTCAGCTATCTGGCTTGGCAACAGTTCTTCGAGATGGGTGAGCTTGAAATTGAGACGGCCAGTCTCCAGGAAATGCACCACGCCTACGGCGGCAACGCCAAAGCCATGCGAGTCCTGCGCGGCACCATCTCAGAAGACTATGACGGCGACCTCAAATCCTACTGGCGAGACCATCGGAATGATTTATTGGTGGCTGCTGACCTCAAAAACCTGGTCGCCAACCAAGTCAACCGACTGCAGCATCAGGCCCCTGAGTCCTATCGCTTGTTTTGTCGTTTGGGGTGCTATCGCTATCAGAATCCAGCCACTGTGCCAACAGCAGCCCTAACGACGCTTTTGTGGGATGTTCCTGAGGCTAATCGTCGGCAAGCGATGGTTTCTCTCCGTAATCGCTCGCTGGCAGACTATCACAAAGGACAATATTGGCTCCATCCAGTCCTGCGAGCTGAGGCCATTGCCCGACTGAGAAACAGCGATCAATGGCAAGCCACAAACCAAGCGGCGGCAGCCTACTGGACTGATAGCGTGGATACAATTACCCAACCGCAGGACGCTTTGCAAGCCCTAGAGGCTTACTACCACTACGTCGCGATTGACGACTATGCCGCAGCCGCACAGGTGATTCTCAACAGCCGCACGAATCAATGGAATCAGTATCTGTCTTTGGGCAGTACGCTGTATCGGTTCGGGCTACACCAATCTTTGCTCACTGAAATTCCCGTAATTCTAGAGCGTATTGGCTCTGATTCTAGCTTTAGTGAGCTGTACAATATCCTCGGTGATTTCTACTGGACAGCAGGTAAGATTCACGCGGCGATTGATTGCCAAAAGCAGGCGAGAGAACAGGCAATTCAACAATATCAAGCTGCGGAGTCGCTCACATCCCATCAGCGTTATTACCTGAGAATGCTGGAGGTAGATGCACTGCTCAGTCTGGGACTTTATCACATTGATCTGTGGGAGCTAGAAACAGCGGCGGGTTGGTTTGAAGCACTGGTTGCAATGGTCTACGATCGGCCCGCCTCCGCAGAAGGAACTGCGCTAGCGGCAACCCATACCGATCACCATCGCTGGGCCGAAAAAGCATCTTTATGTCTAGCACTGGCAAAATCCTACCAGGGTCAGTTGCAAGAGGCGAAATCGCTGGCTGACACTGCCTACCGTCAAATGTCTCAAGCTACAGGGCGTTCAGCCTACTTCATGCAAATCTTGGGTCAGACCTACGTGAATGTGGAATGCTTTGAGCAAGCTAGACTCATCTTTAAGCAAGTGCTAACCCATGTAGAATCTAGTAGCTACACTCAGATACAGGCCAAAACGCTCATCGGCCTCGCAGATATTAATCGTAGGCAGGGAGAGCTAACGGCGGCACTAAGGCAACAACAGCAGGCTTTAGAGCTTTTGCAAACCATCGGCGCCCAGTGCGATCTCGCTGAAGCTTGGTTCCAGCTTGGGGTCACCCATCAACTGCAACAGCGTGCTGATCAAAGTCAAGACAGCTTTGATCAGGCCATCAAGTTATTTACGCAGATGAACGCCCCCCAGCAAGTGGCGAAGGTAACCCAGCAAGCGCGGCTCTAG